AATATGGACATCTTGGGGGAGACCCTTCTTGCCTGGCGGCAAAGTCAATTGGAATTCAATTTCAAGGTGGAGTGACGATCGGTGCCGTCGCGGACGCAACGGGAGGGGGAGGGACCCTTGCGGGCGCGCCGGCTTTCCCCCGGGAGAGGAGCGCCGCCTACTTGCGGCAGGCGCCGCACAGACCGTACAGCTCGAGCCTGTGCCTCTCGATGAGGAATCCCCGGTTCGCTGCGACCTCTGCCTGCAGCTTCTCGATTCCCTCGTTTTCGAACTCTTCGATGGAGCCGCACCTGGTGCAGACGAGGTGATCGTGATGCTCCCCTTCCCCCACGTGCTCGTACCGGGTCTGGCCGTCGCCAAACTGCATCTCCCGGGCGATCCCCGACTCGGCAAAGAGCTTCAGGGTGCGGTAGACGGTGGCGTAGCCGATGTTCGGGTGCTTCGCGCGCAGCTTCAGGTAGAGCTCCTCGATGCTCATGTGGCGGTCGGAGGAGAGGAAGCAGTCGAGGATCAGGTCCCGCTGCCGGGTGGACTTCAGGCCCCGCTGAGCGATGAAGTCGGCGAATGCTTTTTTCTTTGCCCGTTTCATTAAAGCTCCAATTGAAAGTGGAAATCATAATATAAAGTGCATGCCTGCCTGTCAATCGCTTTTTTTGAAAATGAAAGGAGATGGCGTAAACGTCAATTCGCGGCTGAAGGGGTACCGGCGGGGGTGAGGATGGTGGAAGGTTGGGAGGAGCGGCGGGATTTTTCGGCGATCCTGCGGCGCGGGTGCCGGGAACGCTCCGCTTATCCCGCCCTACATTATTGCATTAATCGTCCAGAAGCTGGCGCACCCGCTTTATGAGCTGGGTCGGCATCACCGGCTTCGCGATGAAGTTTGGGCCTACATGGTCGCCGTCTTCGTAGATGTCCGCGGCATAGCCGCTGGTAAAGAGGACCTTCACCTCCGGCCTGATGCGCGCGATGTCGCGAAAGGCGTCGCGCCCGCTCTTCTTCGGCATGATGGCGTCGATGAAAACAAGGTCTATCCCCTCCGGATTTTCCAGGAACTTCTGCACCGCATCGACCCCGTCTACCGCCTCGATAATCCGGTAGCCGAAGTTCTCCAGGAGCTGACGATTCATCTGCCTCGTCGCCTCGTCGTCCTCCACCAAGAGGATCGTCTCGCTCCCCCTCGGCAGCACCTCTCTCGGCTCGGCCGCTTCCTCCTCATGGGCTTGGGTCCGGGTCATCGGCAGGTAGATCTGGAAGGTCGTCCCCCTGCCCGGCTCGCTGTAGCAGTTGATGAACCCCCCGTGCTGCTTGATGATGCCGTAGGTGATGGAGAGACCGAGCCCTGTCCCCTTCCCCACTTCCTTCGTGGTGAAGAAGGGCTCGAAGATGCGCTGTCTCGTTGCCTCGTCCATCCCGGTCCCGTTATCGCTGAAGAGAAGGGAGGCGTAACTGCCGGGGGTGCCGTAGCCGTGGGCGTGGACGAACGCCTGGTCGAGCCGGACGCGTGAGGTCTGCAGCCGGATCGCGCCGCCGGAAGGGAGGGCATCGCGGGCGTTCGTCACCAGATTCACCACGACCTGCTCCAGCTGCCCCGCGTTCCCGATGATGTTGAGCGGCGAGCCGTCGGTGTCCCAGCGAAAATCGACGTCCTCCCGCATGAGCTGCACCAGGAGATTTTCCACCTTGGCGATGACCTGGTTCAGGTCGACAGGCTCGGTCTGGGACGGCTTTTTGCGGCTGAATGCGAGAAGCGACTGGGTGAGGGTGGCGGCCCGCTCGGTTGCCTCCAGTATCTGCTGGAGATGCGGCCCGATCGCCTCCCCCGACTCGAGCTTCATCGACATGATCGTCGCATGCCCCATGATGGCGGTGAGGATGTTGTTGAAGTCGTGGGCGATCCCGCCGGAGAGGGTGCCGAGCGCTTCCATCTTCTGGGCATGGTGCAGCTGGCTTTCCAGGTTTTTGCGGTAGGTGATGTCGGTTCCCACGGAGGAGGCGCCGGTCACCCGTCCCTGCTCGTCGAGGATCGGGGAGATCGTTACCAGCATGTGGATGTGGGCTCCCTCCTTCGTCACCCGTAGCGTTTCAAGGTGCTCCACATGCTCGCCGCGCCGGACACCTGCCATTATCTCTTCCAGCTCCTCCCGCTGTTCCTGCGGCACCAGGAGCCGGACGGAAGCTCCGACCACCTCTTCCCGGCCGTAGCCGTAGATTCTCTCCGCCCCCCTGTTCCAGCTGGTGATCGTCCCCTCCATGTCGAAGCTTATGATGGCGTCGTCGGAGGACTCCACGATCGCGGCGAGCTGCTGCAGTTGCCCGTGCGTCTTCGCGAGCTTCGCGCGCTCCACCGCGCTGCGCACCGCGAGAGGGAGGCAGGCGAGATGCCGCTCCGACTTGTGCAGGAAGAGGTCGGCGCCTTCGCGGAGAGCCTCGTTCGCCACCTCCTCGCCCCCTGCAGCGGTACAGATCAGCACCGGGCACCCCGGCAGGCGCGACTTCACCCTCCGCAGCACCTCGATGCCGCTCGACCACTTCAGCCGGTACTCGCTGATGACGAGATCGAAACTCCTTTCCTCCAGGGCGCCGAAGAACTCGCGCTCCGTCGTCACCCGCTGCATGGTGACCCCTTCGAAGCTTTTCCGGATCTCCCTGGTGATCCACTCCCAGTTGTCGGCGGTGTCATCGACGAGAAGTATGGTGAGGTAGGTGCTCATCAGCGTCTTCCTTTACCGGTATTGGCTCGCGGCCACTCTGATGTCTATATTTTCACTTCCGGCATAGGAAAAGCAACGCCGTAGAGGAGTTGCGCGGAGGGACGGAAAAAGAAGATCCACGGACGCCAAACAAAAGAGGGCCGCAGCTCGCGCCACGGCCCACCCTTTTTCCTTATTTCATCTCGCCGGCTTTGCCGACGAGCCCTGGCTGCTACTTCGACGGAGCAGAGGGCGCTGCAGCACCCTTCACCTCGAGGAGCTCGACCTCGAAGGCGAGGGTCGAGCCGGGAAGGATCATCTCTCCGGCACCGGCATCACCATAGGCGAGGTCAGGAGGGCACACAAGCTTCGCCTTCCCTCCGACCTTCATCTTCTGCACACCTTCGGTCCAGCACTTGATGACGCCGTTCAGCGGGAACTCGGCCGGGGTCCCCCTCTTGTAGGAGCTGTCGAACTCCTTGCCGTCGATGAGCGTGCCGCGGTAGTTCACCTTCACGGTGTCGGTCGCCTTCGGGCTCGGGCCGTTTCCTTCCTTGATGGGGATATACACGAGCCCCGACTCCGTCTTAACCGCGCCCTTCTCCTTTGCTGCCTTTGCCAGATATTCCTTCCCGGCCGCAGACTGCTTCTCCCCTGCCGCCTTGCGCCGCGACTGGGCGAGCGCCTGCAGCTTCTCGGTGTAGGGGGCCGGGTCGAACTGCGCTTTCTTGTCGACGATGGAATCCTTCAGCCCCTGCTGCACGAGGTCGTATTCGGAGGGAGTAAGCTCGAAGACCGCAAGGGAGCGGGAAATGAGAGCGCCGAGGGCGTAGAAAGTCTTCTGCTCCTCGGTCTTCGGTTCAGTGGCGGCAAAGGCGGAGGTGGACATGATGAGAACCAGGGCAATACAGATCATTCGACGCATCTTTTTGTTCCTTTCGCTGGCT
The DNA window shown above is from Geomonas sp. RF6 and carries:
- a CDS encoding hybrid sensor histidine kinase/response regulator, producing MSTYLTILLVDDTADNWEWITREIRKSFEGVTMQRVTTEREFFGALEERSFDLVISEYRLKWSSGIEVLRRVKSRLPGCPVLICTAAGGEEVANEALREGADLFLHKSERHLACLPLAVRSAVERAKLAKTHGQLQQLAAIVESSDDAIISFDMEGTITSWNRGAERIYGYGREEVVGASVRLLVPQEQREELEEIMAGVRRGEHVEHLETLRVTKEGAHIHMLVTISPILDEQGRVTGASSVGTDITYRKNLESQLHHAQKMEALGTLSGGIAHDFNNILTAIMGHATIMSMKLESGEAIGPHLQQILEATERAATLTQSLLAFSRKKPSQTEPVDLNQVIAKVENLLVQLMREDVDFRWDTDGSPLNIIGNAGQLEQVVVNLVTNARDALPSGGAIRLQTSRVRLDQAFVHAHGYGTPGSYASLLFSDNGTGMDEATRQRIFEPFFTTKEVGKGTGLGLSITYGIIKQHGGFINCYSEPGRGTTFQIYLPMTRTQAHEEEAAEPREVLPRGSETILLVEDDEATRQMNRQLLENFGYRIIEAVDGVDAVQKFLENPEGIDLVFIDAIMPKKSGRDAFRDIARIRPEVKVLFTSGYAADIYEDGDHVGPNFIAKPVMPTQLIKRVRQLLDD
- a CDS encoding FKBP-type peptidyl-prolyl cis-trans isomerase, giving the protein MICIALVLIMSTSAFAATEPKTEEQKTFYALGALISRSLAVFELTPSEYDLVQQGLKDSIVDKKAQFDPAPYTEKLQALAQSRRKAAGEKQSAAGKEYLAKAAKEKGAVKTESGLVYIPIKEGNGPSPKATDTVKVNYRGTLIDGKEFDSSYKRGTPAEFPLNGVIKCWTEGVQKMKVGGKAKLVCPPDLAYGDAGAGEMILPGSTLAFEVELLEVKGAAAPSAPSK
- a CDS encoding Fur family transcriptional regulator, with translation MKRAKKKAFADFIAQRGLKSTRQRDLILDCFLSSDRHMSIEELYLKLRAKHPNIGYATVYRTLKLFAESGIAREMQFGDGQTRYEHVGEGEHHDHLVCTRCGSIEEFENEGIEKLQAEVAANRGFLIERHRLELYGLCGACRK